The following are encoded in a window of Castanea sativa cultivar Marrone di Chiusa Pesio chromosome 5, ASM4071231v1 genomic DNA:
- the LOC142636180 gene encoding ubiquitin carboxyl-terminal hydrolase 7-like isoform X2, with protein MITVSVKWQKELFQAVEIDTSQPAYVFKCQLYDLTGVPPERQKIMVKGGLLKDDADWSTLGVKQGQKLMMMGTADEIIKAPEKGPVFMEDLPEEEQVVALGHSAGLFNLGNTCYMNSTVQCLHSVPELKSALIQYSHSGRSNEVDQTSHMLTIATRDLFNELDKSVKPVAPMQFWMVLRKKYPQFGQLHNGVFMQQDAEECWTQLLYTLSQSLSSTGSSEDPDTMKALFGIELVSRVHCQESGEESSETESVYSLKCHISQEVNHLHEGLKHALKSELEKASPSLGRSAIYLKESRINGLPRYLTVQFVRFFWKRESNQKAKILRKVDYPLELDIYDLCSDDLRKKLEAPRKILRDEEGKKLGLKASEKSSGSKDNDVKMSDAEGSSNRSGEPSIATSEEGVPSDSGTQMTGIYDLVAVLTHKGRSADSGHYVAWVKQESGKWIEFDDDSPIAQREEDITKLSGGGDWHMAYICMYKARVLPK; from the exons ATGATTACAG TGAGTGTAAAATGGCAAAAAGAGCTATTTCAAGCTGTGGAAATTGATACTAGCCAGCCTGCCTATGTCTTCAAGTGCCAGTTGTATGATCTAACCGGGGTTCCTCCTGAAAGGCAGAAGATTATGGTTAAGGGTGGTTTACTGAAG GATGATGCAGATTGGTCGACATTAGGAGTAAAACAG ggCCAAAAATTAATGATGATGGGAACTGCAGATGAGATCATTAAAGCTCCAGAGAAGGGCCCTGTTTTTATGGAAGATCTTCCAGAGGAAGAGCAAGTGGTTGCTTTG GGTCACAGTGCTGGTCTATTTAATTTGGGAAACACCTGTTACATGAACTCCACAGTACAATGCCTGCATTCTGTTCCAGAGTTGAAGTCAGCTTTGATCCA GTATTCACATTCTGGAAGAAGCAACGAAGTGGATCAGACTTCTCATATGTTGACCATAGCGACACGTGATTTATTTAATGAGCTTGATAAAAGTGTCAAGCCTGTGGCTCCAATGCAATTTTGGATG GTTTTGCGTAAAAAATATCCTCAATTTGGCCAGCTGCATAATGGTGTCTTCATGCAACAG GATGCTGAAGAATGTTGGACTCAACTTTTATATacactctctcaatctcttAGTTCGACTGGTTCTAG TGAAGATCCTGACACCATGAAGGCTCTCTTTGGCATCGAGCTTGTTAGCAG GGTCCATTGTCAAGAAAGTGGTGAAGAAAGCTCAGAGACAGAATCGGTTTATTCACTTAAATGCCACATATCACAAGAAGTGAACCATTTGCACGAAGGACTAAAGCAT GCTTTAAAATCAGAATTGGAAAAGGCTTCCCCTTCCTTGGGGCGTAGTGCAATTTACTTGAAAGAGTCTCGTATCAATGGCCTGCCAAG GTACCTGACTGTTCAGTTTGTGCGTTTTTTCTGGAAGAGGGAGTCAAATCAGAAGGCCAAAATTTTGCGG AAAGTGGATTATCCTTTGGAGTTGGATATTTATGATCTGTGTTCGGATGATCTCCGCAAAAAATTGGAAGCTCCTCGCAAG atcCTAAGGGACGAGGAAGGTAAAAAGCTTGGTTTGAAAGCTAGCGAAAAGAGCTCTGGTTCAAAAGACAATGATGTCAAGATGTCTGATGCAGAG GGATCATCAAATAGAAGTGGTGAACCATCTATAGCTACATCTGAAGAAG GTGTTCCATCCGATAGCGGAACACAAATGACTGGAATTTATGATTTGGTTGCTGTGCTGACCCACAAGGGTAGGAGTGCTGATTCAGGACATTATGTTGCTTGGGTCAAGCAAGAAAGTG
- the LOC142636180 gene encoding ubiquitin carboxyl-terminal hydrolase 7-like isoform X1, whose amino-acid sequence MITVSVKWQKELFQAVEIDTSQPAYVFKCQLYDLTGVPPERQKIMVKGGLLKDDADWSTLGVKQGQKLMMMGTADEIIKAPEKGPVFMEDLPEEEQVVALGHSAGLFNLGNTCYMNSTVQCLHSVPELKSALIQYSHSGRSNEVDQTSHMLTIATRDLFNELDKSVKPVAPMQFWMVLRKKYPQFGQLHNGVFMQQDAEECWTQLLYTLSQSLSSTGSSSLTSSYMTFTCSEDPDTMKALFGIELVSRVHCQESGEESSETESVYSLKCHISQEVNHLHEGLKHALKSELEKASPSLGRSAIYLKESRINGLPRYLTVQFVRFFWKRESNQKAKILRKVDYPLELDIYDLCSDDLRKKLEAPRKILRDEEGKKLGLKASEKSSGSKDNDVKMSDAEGSSNRSGEPSIATSEEGVPSDSGTQMTGIYDLVAVLTHKGRSADSGHYVAWVKQESGKWIEFDDDSPIAQREEDITKLSGGGDWHMAYICMYKARVLPK is encoded by the exons ATGATTACAG TGAGTGTAAAATGGCAAAAAGAGCTATTTCAAGCTGTGGAAATTGATACTAGCCAGCCTGCCTATGTCTTCAAGTGCCAGTTGTATGATCTAACCGGGGTTCCTCCTGAAAGGCAGAAGATTATGGTTAAGGGTGGTTTACTGAAG GATGATGCAGATTGGTCGACATTAGGAGTAAAACAG ggCCAAAAATTAATGATGATGGGAACTGCAGATGAGATCATTAAAGCTCCAGAGAAGGGCCCTGTTTTTATGGAAGATCTTCCAGAGGAAGAGCAAGTGGTTGCTTTG GGTCACAGTGCTGGTCTATTTAATTTGGGAAACACCTGTTACATGAACTCCACAGTACAATGCCTGCATTCTGTTCCAGAGTTGAAGTCAGCTTTGATCCA GTATTCACATTCTGGAAGAAGCAACGAAGTGGATCAGACTTCTCATATGTTGACCATAGCGACACGTGATTTATTTAATGAGCTTGATAAAAGTGTCAAGCCTGTGGCTCCAATGCAATTTTGGATG GTTTTGCGTAAAAAATATCCTCAATTTGGCCAGCTGCATAATGGTGTCTTCATGCAACAG GATGCTGAAGAATGTTGGACTCAACTTTTATATacactctctcaatctcttAGTTCGACTGGTTCTAG TAGTTTAACGTCATCATATATGACATTCACTTGCAGTGAAGATCCTGACACCATGAAGGCTCTCTTTGGCATCGAGCTTGTTAGCAG GGTCCATTGTCAAGAAAGTGGTGAAGAAAGCTCAGAGACAGAATCGGTTTATTCACTTAAATGCCACATATCACAAGAAGTGAACCATTTGCACGAAGGACTAAAGCAT GCTTTAAAATCAGAATTGGAAAAGGCTTCCCCTTCCTTGGGGCGTAGTGCAATTTACTTGAAAGAGTCTCGTATCAATGGCCTGCCAAG GTACCTGACTGTTCAGTTTGTGCGTTTTTTCTGGAAGAGGGAGTCAAATCAGAAGGCCAAAATTTTGCGG AAAGTGGATTATCCTTTGGAGTTGGATATTTATGATCTGTGTTCGGATGATCTCCGCAAAAAATTGGAAGCTCCTCGCAAG atcCTAAGGGACGAGGAAGGTAAAAAGCTTGGTTTGAAAGCTAGCGAAAAGAGCTCTGGTTCAAAAGACAATGATGTCAAGATGTCTGATGCAGAG GGATCATCAAATAGAAGTGGTGAACCATCTATAGCTACATCTGAAGAAG GTGTTCCATCCGATAGCGGAACACAAATGACTGGAATTTATGATTTGGTTGCTGTGCTGACCCACAAGGGTAGGAGTGCTGATTCAGGACATTATGTTGCTTGGGTCAAGCAAGAAAGTG